In Leptolyngbya sp. CCY15150, one DNA window encodes the following:
- a CDS encoding stage II sporulation protein M yields MDIQRWVAQREKSWQDLERLLAQAERRGLRTLSAQDIQNLASLYRSVSADLARARTHNLGPDLMRRLQSLTVRGYAQIYQGDRRQEWRSLLTFIQSGFPETVQQCRGYILLSTLLLVAPAAVSWWLAWHDPTYMDILVPNDLITMVRRGELWMGSILGVEPLASSNIMINNLRVSFNAVAGGMTGGLLTVYILIFNGLFLGSIGALVGQNGLAWPFWAFVFPHGALELPAIFLAGGAGLLLGRALLFPGLYRRVDALKKYGLLAARLVYGVVPMLIMAGVIEGFFSPNPAIPDVIKYITGIVLLTGLLAYLSRRSHPSGSLHRTRLLVE; encoded by the coding sequence ATGGACATCCAGCGATGGGTTGCACAACGAGAGAAAAGCTGGCAGGACTTAGAAAGATTGCTCGCTCAAGCAGAACGCCGTGGTCTGCGCACCCTCTCCGCCCAGGATATTCAGAACCTGGCTAGTCTATATCGATCGGTCTCCGCAGATCTGGCCCGTGCCCGCACTCACAACCTTGGGCCAGATCTCATGCGACGTCTTCAATCCCTAACCGTTCGTGGCTACGCTCAAATCTACCAAGGCGATCGCCGCCAAGAATGGCGATCGCTGCTCACCTTCATCCAGTCAGGATTTCCTGAAACCGTACAGCAATGTCGCGGCTACATTCTGCTCAGTACCCTCCTGCTTGTTGCCCCGGCTGCCGTGAGCTGGTGGCTGGCCTGGCATGACCCCACCTACATGGACATCTTGGTTCCCAATGACCTGATCACCATGGTACGCCGTGGCGAGCTGTGGATGGGCAGCATCCTAGGTGTAGAGCCCTTAGCCTCTAGCAACATTATGATCAACAATTTGCGGGTGTCCTTCAATGCCGTGGCGGGCGGCATGACCGGCGGGCTCCTGACCGTTTATATTCTGATCTTTAATGGACTATTTTTGGGCTCCATCGGGGCGCTGGTGGGACAGAATGGCCTAGCCTGGCCATTTTGGGCCTTTGTGTTTCCCCATGGAGCCCTAGAACTACCGGCTATCTTTCTGGCTGGAGGAGCAGGACTCCTCCTAGGACGGGCGCTACTGTTTCCAGGACTCTATCGTCGAGTAGATGCCCTAAAAAAATACGGGCTGCTTGCAGCCCGTCTCGTCTACGGTGTCGTTCCTATGCTGATCATGGCAGGCGTGATTGAAGGTTTCTTCTCGCCCAACCCAGCCATTCCCGATGTCATAAAATACATCACCGGCATCGTCCTGCTCACCGGGCTGCTGGCCTACTTGAGTCGTCGCAGCCACCCCAGCGGTTCTCTACATCGCACCAGACTTCTTGTTGAATAA
- a CDS encoding sugar transferase, which produces MIAKSENPDYPVTVSDQTAMVVMPAMFTVNQAVSFKQAFQSVCQDIPSLTQAKLDFRQTTFIDSSGIGALISALRTAQQQGVQLKLFNVSSQVMMALSMTDLDKIFEIEQSTGLVQDLKARPSRDQQPHPTHPSITSPTKRVIDIVGALVGLTITGVLLIPIAIAIQIDDPGPIFFGQVRCSWMGKRFKMWKFRSMVANAEALKHQVENQVSGPLFKNANDPRITRVGRFLRRTSLDELPQFLNVLKGDMSLVGTRPPTPDEIEMYEIPQWQRLDVKPGMTGEWQVNGRSSVTSFEDVIRLDLKYQQNWSLWYDIQLILKTIAVLFNKKSGAM; this is translated from the coding sequence ATGATTGCTAAATCTGAAAACCCGGACTATCCAGTAACCGTATCAGACCAGACTGCCATGGTTGTGATGCCAGCAATGTTTACTGTGAATCAGGCAGTGTCCTTTAAGCAAGCATTCCAGAGCGTCTGCCAGGATATTCCTTCCCTCACCCAAGCCAAGCTTGATTTCCGTCAAACGACGTTTATTGACAGCAGTGGGATTGGCGCACTGATTAGTGCTTTGAGAACCGCTCAGCAGCAGGGGGTTCAGCTTAAACTTTTTAATGTATCCAGCCAGGTGATGATGGCTCTGTCCATGACCGATCTGGATAAAATCTTTGAAATTGAGCAATCGACTGGTCTTGTGCAGGATCTGAAGGCCCGCCCCAGTCGCGATCAGCAGCCCCATCCGACCCATCCATCCATTACGTCGCCCACCAAACGCGTGATTGATATTGTAGGGGCGCTTGTCGGTTTGACGATTACCGGTGTGCTTCTGATCCCGATCGCGATCGCCATTCAGATCGACGATCCAGGGCCCATCTTTTTTGGGCAAGTGCGCTGTTCTTGGATGGGCAAGCGCTTCAAGATGTGGAAGTTCCGTTCGATGGTCGCGAACGCAGAAGCCTTGAAGCATCAGGTTGAGAACCAGGTGAGTGGGCCGTTGTTTAAGAATGCCAACGATCCTCGCATTACCCGAGTGGGACGGTTCCTCAGACGAACGAGCCTGGATGAACTGCCTCAGTTTCTCAATGTCTTAAAAGGGGACATGAGTTTGGTGGGTACTCGTCCGCCCACCCCTGATGAAATTGAAATGTATGAAATTCCCCAGTGGCAGCGGTTAGATGTCAAACCTGGTATGACGGGTGAATGGCAGGTGAATGGTCGCTCGTCGGTTACCAGCTTTGAGGACGTCATTCGTCTTGACTTGAAGTATCAACAAAACTGGAGCCTCTGGTACGATATCCAGCTCATCTTGAAAACCATTGCCGTTTTATTCAACAAGAAGTCTGGTGCGATGTAG
- the gcvT gene encoding glycine cleavage system aminomethyltransferase GcvT: MTDSDRSALYQTPLYSLHEQARMVPFAGWQMPVQFSGITQEHRAVRDRVGMFDISHMGKFVLTGQRILEHLQRLVPSNLRGLQPGQAQYTVLLNAAGGILDDLIIYNQGSTETEGDRVFLIVNAATTASDRQWLLEHLDANQVTLTDQSQGTVLIAVQGPEAIATVQRYTETDLSTVGRYEHVTTSMFGASAFVARTGYTGEDGVEIMLDAQPGQTLWRSLLEAGVEPCGLGARDTLRLEAAMALYGQDVDAATTPLEAGLSWLVQLDQAGDFIGRSPLEEQKRHGVPRRLVGLRLTGRNIARTGYEVMHDGHVVGHVTSGTLSPTLGYPIALAYVPPSFAKPGQPLTVNIRGRHCEATVVKRPFYKRSPSS, translated from the coding sequence ATGACTGATTCCGACCGTAGCGCACTATACCAAACTCCGCTGTATTCCCTCCATGAACAGGCCCGCATGGTGCCGTTTGCGGGTTGGCAGATGCCGGTGCAATTTAGTGGCATTACCCAAGAACATCGAGCTGTCCGCGATCGCGTTGGCATGTTTGACATTTCCCATATGGGCAAGTTTGTCTTGACGGGGCAGCGCATCTTAGAGCACCTGCAACGGTTAGTGCCCTCCAATCTCCGTGGGTTACAGCCAGGGCAAGCCCAGTACACGGTACTCCTGAATGCCGCCGGGGGAATTTTGGATGATTTGATCATCTACAACCAAGGCAGCACGGAGACCGAGGGCGATCGCGTTTTTTTGATTGTCAACGCAGCCACAACCGCCAGCGATCGCCAATGGCTGTTGGAACACCTTGATGCCAACCAGGTGACCTTGACCGATCAGTCTCAAGGAACCGTACTCATTGCTGTGCAGGGGCCAGAAGCGATCGCCACCGTGCAGCGCTATACCGAGACGGATCTATCAACCGTGGGGCGCTATGAACATGTCACAACATCCATGTTTGGCGCATCGGCCTTTGTTGCGCGTACCGGCTACACGGGAGAAGACGGCGTTGAAATTATGCTGGATGCCCAACCAGGGCAAACCCTGTGGCGATCGCTCCTAGAGGCTGGCGTCGAACCCTGTGGGCTAGGAGCAAGGGATACGCTGCGTTTGGAAGCGGCCATGGCTCTCTACGGTCAAGATGTAGACGCCGCAACCACACCCCTAGAAGCTGGTCTATCGTGGCTCGTACAGTTGGATCAGGCGGGAGACTTTATTGGGCGATCGCCCTTAGAAGAGCAGAAGCGCCATGGCGTACCGCGTCGCTTGGTGGGACTGAGGTTGACGGGACGCAACATTGCCCGCACCGGGTATGAGGTGATGCACGACGGCCATGTAGTAGGGCACGTCACCAGCGGCACCCTCTCCCCCACCCTCGGCTATCCCATTGCCCTAGCCTATGTGCCCCCCAGCTTCGCCAAACCAGGACAGCCTCTGACCGTCAATATTCGCGGACGCCACTGCGAGGCAACGGTGGTGAAACGCCCTTTCTATAAGCGATCGCCCTCATCCTAA
- a CDS encoding ATP-binding protein, producing the protein MIAISLRPSGRKWGTVSFASTLHLCPVLDLLMTDVPACWRDEVRLGLQEALVNASKHGNDLDPGKTVLVRFSVVGDRCSWVISDQGSGFSPSPTCQCQIETPHLHDSHHVDECGRGLYILHQVFDEVRWNAKGNELSLCKVIKKRGRVASPV; encoded by the coding sequence GTGATTGCTATCTCACTGCGTCCCAGCGGGCGCAAGTGGGGCACAGTTAGCTTTGCCTCCACGCTTCATCTATGTCCAGTTCTCGATCTCTTGATGACAGACGTTCCTGCCTGTTGGAGAGACGAGGTTCGCCTTGGCCTACAAGAGGCTCTGGTTAACGCATCCAAACATGGCAATGATCTCGACCCCGGCAAGACGGTGCTGGTGCGGTTCTCCGTCGTAGGCGATCGCTGCTCTTGGGTCATCTCAGACCAAGGATCAGGGTTTAGTCCATCACCCACCTGCCAATGCCAGATTGAAACACCCCACCTTCATGATTCTCACCACGTTGATGAATGCGGGCGAGGACTCTATATTTTGCACCAAGTTTTTGATGAAGTGCGCTGGAACGCCAAAGGCAATGAGCTGAGCTTATGTAAAGTTATCAAAAAGCGCGGCAGGGTAGCTTCCCCCGTCTAG
- a CDS encoding IMS domain-containing protein gives MRIPLDYYRILGLPIQATVEQLQQAYRDRALQLPRREYSEAAIAARRSLLDEAYTVLSSPEQRQTYDAQFLNTLYDSGQGDEGRLERSPTPTGSADPNDPYSPSIDIDDRHWIGALLILLELGEYELVLKLGRPYLSSGNISLESGRYGDPDIVLADIVLTIAIACLELGREQWQQGQYEGAAESLETGQELLLREGVFAPLRGEMQADLYKLRPYRILELLSIPESAESYRVDHQRGIQVLQEMLDERGGIDGTGDDQSGLSVDDFLKFIQQLRAYLTAGEQQALFETEARRPSAVATYLAVYALAARGFADRQPALIRRAKLLLLRLGMRQDVYLEQAVCALLLGQTEEASRALEHSQEYDSLAFIREHSQDSPDLLPGLCLYGERWLQNEVFPHFRDLAQKQVSLKEYFADEQVQAYLEELPNEPEPASQWAPAASTREHHENGHRDYAVAGSAYASRSVNGHQPSGGYSSGYGATATLDAPPPVSTAVPIAERVSHGGDRPVMPPPSARPPRPNPAAARSRRPSRGRPSPRLDRMLFLIAIGVFGLVVIISLLSRISRVFGGTPTVEPLQQSSLAGLPQLYADAITPPAPSLSQEELTDELALQVVETWLAAKSEALGEAHNVDGLSQILVDPVLSTWEARAAQSVSNNWYMVYEHTVTIDRVEVNEEVPEEASVFAAVTETAELYVNDQIDLGGSYDEALQVRYDLVRQDDQWRIRAMSVQ, from the coding sequence GTGAGAATTCCGCTGGATTATTACCGAATTTTAGGGCTGCCTATTCAAGCAACGGTCGAGCAGTTGCAGCAAGCCTACCGTGATCGTGCGCTCCAGCTACCACGGCGTGAATATTCTGAAGCAGCGATCGCAGCCCGGCGATCGCTGCTCGATGAAGCCTATACCGTTCTCTCATCCCCTGAGCAGCGCCAGACTTACGATGCGCAGTTTCTCAATACGCTGTACGACTCGGGTCAAGGTGATGAAGGTCGGCTAGAGCGATCGCCTACTCCCACCGGCTCGGCCGATCCCAATGATCCCTACAGCCCCAGCATCGACATCGACGATCGCCACTGGATTGGGGCACTGCTAATTTTACTAGAGCTAGGGGAGTATGAACTGGTGCTCAAGCTAGGACGCCCCTACCTGAGTAGCGGCAATATTAGCCTAGAGAGTGGGCGCTATGGCGATCCCGACATTGTCTTAGCCGATATCGTCCTCACCATTGCGATCGCTTGCCTAGAGCTGGGTCGGGAGCAGTGGCAGCAAGGACAGTATGAAGGTGCTGCCGAATCATTAGAAACTGGGCAAGAACTACTCCTCCGCGAGGGTGTGTTTGCTCCATTGCGAGGTGAAATGCAAGCCGATCTTTACAAACTGCGTCCGTATCGCATTCTAGAACTGCTGTCTATTCCCGAGTCTGCTGAAAGCTATCGCGTGGATCACCAGCGCGGCATTCAGGTGCTCCAAGAAATGTTGGATGAACGCGGTGGCATTGATGGTACGGGGGATGATCAATCCGGTCTGTCGGTGGATGATTTCCTCAAGTTTATTCAACAACTACGTGCCTACCTCACGGCAGGGGAGCAGCAAGCCCTGTTTGAGACGGAGGCCCGGCGTCCCTCGGCGGTGGCTACCTATCTAGCGGTGTATGCCTTAGCAGCCCGCGGCTTTGCCGATCGCCAACCTGCTCTCATCCGTCGCGCTAAGCTGCTGCTGCTGCGGTTGGGGATGCGCCAAGATGTCTATTTAGAGCAAGCCGTCTGTGCTCTGCTGTTGGGGCAGACAGAGGAAGCTAGCCGTGCCTTGGAGCATAGCCAAGAGTACGACTCCCTCGCCTTTATTCGCGAACATTCCCAGGATTCGCCCGACCTCCTGCCAGGCCTCTGTCTCTACGGTGAGCGTTGGCTGCAAAATGAAGTATTTCCTCACTTCCGGGATCTGGCCCAGAAGCAGGTGTCGCTCAAAGAATATTTTGCCGATGAGCAGGTGCAGGCCTACCTTGAAGAACTGCCCAATGAACCCGAACCGGCTAGCCAATGGGCTCCTGCCGCCAGCACTCGGGAGCATCACGAAAATGGTCACCGAGACTATGCCGTGGCTGGTTCCGCCTATGCTAGCCGCTCTGTCAACGGTCATCAGCCTTCGGGTGGCTACTCATCGGGTTATGGCGCTACCGCTACCCTAGATGCACCACCGCCGGTGAGCACCGCTGTGCCGATCGCTGAGCGAGTTTCCCATGGGGGCGATCGCCCCGTTATGCCGCCTCCTAGCGCCCGCCCGCCCCGTCCGAATCCTGCGGCGGCGCGATCGCGCCGACCCAGCCGCGGCCGCCCTTCCCCACGCCTTGACCGAATGCTCTTTTTGATAGCTATTGGTGTCTTTGGTCTGGTTGTGATTATCTCCCTGCTCAGCCGCATCAGCCGTGTTTTTGGCGGGACTCCTACGGTAGAACCACTGCAGCAGAGCTCTCTGGCGGGGCTTCCCCAACTCTATGCCGACGCGATCACCCCTCCGGCACCTAGCCTCAGTCAAGAAGAGTTGACCGATGAACTTGCCCTGCAAGTGGTTGAAACTTGGCTGGCAGCTAAGTCTGAGGCTTTAGGGGAGGCGCACAATGTTGATGGTTTATCCCAAATTTTGGTGGATCCTGTTCTTTCCACCTGGGAAGCCAGGGCAGCCCAGAGCGTCAGCAACAACTGGTACATGGTATATGAGCATACCGTGACCATTGATCGGGTTGAGGTGAATGAAGAGGTGCCAGAGGAAGCCAGTGTATTTGCGGCAGTGACCGAAACGGCTGAGCTGTATGTGAACGATCAGATTGACCTAGGAGGATCCTATGATGAGGCTCTCCAGGTTCGGTATGATCTGGTTCGGCAAGATGATCAGTGGCGTATTCGTGCTATGTCTGTTCAGTAA